A region from the Pseudomonas sp. KU26590 genome encodes:
- a CDS encoding PLP-dependent aminotransferase family protein, with protein MMLGVAGQGLNDARYRLIADKIKAAIDAGGLRPGARLPSVRKLAAQFSVSLTTALKALRTLENEHYAEARPKSGFFVASVLSKFREHAKIIAPLDEQTELHLSLVGADCRVRLDLANGASSLYPLDKLALLLRKAGQSKPSALGSAVKGSGYEPLKTEIVRRAVSYGCHLEPAHLLITNGCIEALSLALRATLLPGDAVAVESPCYFVLLQMLRSLGLRVIEVPTGASGHVDVDKLVLLFSRKAVKAYVTLANVNNPLGKSIPSAAKATIAQRADEQGIVIIEDDIFGDTAFGGQRPFPMLAFSPNTILCGGFSKTLAPGLRIGWVYSRQYSRQLMMLKYTSSMGTSVPPQMAIAEMLSNGGYDAHLRRLRATLASQIRLMRETVLRCFPSGTRVSDPEGGYVLWVEMPKEALNVRALFIKAREWGIGIAPGHIFATDERYDHCFRLNAGYGWNELEREAIEILAKWCTDSLIGKGGE; from the coding sequence ATGATGCTAGGAGTAGCAGGGCAAGGGTTGAATGATGCCCGGTACCGACTCATCGCCGACAAGATCAAGGCTGCCATTGACGCTGGCGGGTTACGTCCCGGTGCTCGGCTTCCATCGGTACGCAAGCTCGCCGCGCAGTTTAGCGTTAGCCTAACCACGGCGTTGAAAGCGTTGCGTACCCTGGAAAATGAGCACTATGCAGAGGCAAGGCCCAAATCCGGTTTTTTCGTAGCATCGGTACTGTCGAAGTTCAGAGAACACGCAAAAATAATTGCTCCCCTTGATGAACAGACAGAGCTGCATCTATCTCTGGTGGGGGCAGATTGCCGGGTTCGGCTCGACTTGGCCAACGGCGCAAGTTCACTATACCCACTCGATAAATTGGCACTGCTACTGCGAAAGGCTGGGCAGTCAAAACCGTCAGCCTTAGGCAGTGCCGTCAAGGGCAGCGGTTATGAGCCGCTGAAAACAGAAATTGTCCGTCGTGCCGTCAGCTATGGCTGTCACCTCGAACCTGCCCATTTACTAATCACTAACGGCTGCATCGAAGCGCTGTCACTGGCGTTGCGGGCGACGCTCTTACCGGGGGATGCAGTTGCTGTCGAGTCACCGTGCTATTTCGTGTTGCTGCAAATGCTACGGAGTCTCGGATTGCGAGTGATCGAAGTGCCGACAGGCGCTTCTGGTCATGTTGATGTCGACAAGTTGGTACTACTTTTTTCACGCAAAGCAGTAAAGGCCTATGTCACCCTAGCCAATGTCAACAACCCGCTGGGCAAAAGTATACCCAGCGCAGCAAAGGCTACTATTGCCCAGCGGGCGGATGAGCAAGGCATAGTCATCATTGAAGACGATATTTTCGGCGACACGGCGTTTGGCGGGCAGCGCCCGTTTCCGATGTTGGCCTTTAGCCCTAACACTATATTGTGCGGCGGCTTCTCCAAGACCTTGGCACCGGGGCTGCGTATTGGTTGGGTCTACAGTCGCCAGTACAGTCGCCAGTTGATGATGCTCAAATACACGTCGAGCATGGGAACCTCGGTGCCACCTCAAATGGCGATTGCCGAGATGCTTAGCAACGGCGGCTATGACGCGCATTTACGCAGACTGCGAGCTACCCTCGCCAGCCAGATTCGCCTTATGCGCGAGACGGTTTTGCGTTGTTTCCCGTCTGGTACCCGCGTATCTGATCCTGAAGGTGGGTATGTGCTGTGGGTTGAAATGCCGAAAGAAGCGCTCAACGTTCGTGCGCTGTTTATCAAGGCGCGAGAGTGGGGGATTGGTATCGCCCCCGGCCATATTTTCGCCACCGATGAGCGATACGACCATTGCTTTCGGCTTAATGCCGGGTATGGCTGGAATGAGCTAGAACGGGAAGCTATTGAAATACTCGCGAAATGGTGCACAGACTCACTCATTGGGAAGGGGGGCGAGTAA